The Paenibacillus sp. 481 DNA window GCAATAAAATCGTAAACAACGTAATCCCAAAGCCAGGTAGCTCACGATTGCCCTTCAATGCAAACTGTGCAGCCAAATCAGCTGGCGGCTCTACTTGAATGCGCTTACCGATATACTTGCCGAAAATCGGCCCTGCAATAATAGCTGCCGGTAAACCGACTAAAATCGAATACATAATGGTAAGTCCTAAATCGGCATTAAAAGCATCAATCGCAATCATAGGTGCCGGATGCGGTGGCACCAGACCGTGCACGATGGACAGACCTGCCAAGATCGGAATTCCGATTTTCAACAACGACATGTTCGTCTTGCGTGCAACTGTAAATACGATTGGAATTAATAAAATAAGTCCAACTTCAAAAAAGACCGGAATACCTACAATAAATCCGACAAACATCATCGACCAATGAACCCGTTTTTCCCCGAACTTATCGACCAACGTCGTTGCGATTCGTTCCGCGCCGCCGGATTCAGCCATCATTTTACCGAGCATTGTTCCGAGACCGATTACGATCGCGATTTTCCCAAGCGTTCCACCAACACCACCAATAACGGCGTTCACGACATCGAGTGGCTTCATTCCTGCCAATAGCCCGAGCATCAATGCCGACATGAGCAAAGTAACAAACGGATTCCATTTGAACTTTGCAATAAACACAATCAGAAACACAATTGATACGAATGTCCAAATTAATAGCGTCGCATTATGACTAAGACCAAATATAGTGTCCATAGGGTTATCCTCCCTGAGATTGGGTATTGGCTATATGTAATTGTATACTTGTCGACAAGTTTGCGTAACGTACATGGATGCTGGGAGCTTACGCTTAAAATTGGGGCAAGCTCGTATGCAACGTCTGCATCGAATCCGCAAAATATTCACGCACCACTTGTTGAACCACTTCTGGATTTTTGGATTGCAAGCCTTTCAAAATCGTGCGATGCTTGTCAATCACCGAGCCTAAACGCTGCTCGCCTTTCGAAAATATTTCCTCGGTCGTAATGAGCATCACCGTCATAACGATATGACGAATACTCGTCCACAGATGCATAATTCGTTTATGTTCTGTTGCCGCGATGATCGCCTCATGGAAAGATAAGTCCTGATAAGCAAAATCAACGACATCGTTATATTTGACAGCAAGCTCCATTTTGTCGAGAATTTGATTCAGCTTCGTAATAAGCCGCTCCTGATCCATATGGGCAAGTCGCTGCTGCACAAAGCTTTCAATTAAATACCGGACATCGTACAACTCCTCGACATCCTTTACACTTAAACCGAGTACGACAGCGCCCATGCGCTCTAATCGGATCAGCCCTTCGTTCGATAACGCTTTCAACGCTTCTCGAACCGGTGATCGACTCGTGCCGAAATCGGCAGCAACTCTATTTTCAGAGATCACTTCTCCAGGTTTGATCGTTCCTTTAATAATTTGTAACCGTAATTCACAAGCAATCGCTTCCCCACGGGAAACACCTTGCAGCCACGCGGATGGATAATGCATCAACATTCAACTCTCCTAATGAAAATGGGTAAGATGCCGTTATAGTGGCAGATCGCTCCATTCTAACATACATTCCCCCGACAATTCCATTAGAGCGTACCGATGCAACCGTACCTTTATTTGCTCTCCACTACCCCATGACCACCGAATTCATTGCGCAATGCGGCTACAATTTTTCCATGAAACGTATCGGATTCAAGTGACCGATATCTCATAAACAACGACATCGCGATAACTGGCGCGCTCGCTTGCAGATCAAGCGCCGTCTCCACCGTCCACTTGCCTTCACCAGAGCTTTGCATGACTCCCCGAATTTGAGACAACTTCGGATCTTTCGCAAACGCGTTCTGTGTCAGCTCCATCAGCCAACTGCGAATGACAGAACCGTTCGACCATACCTGAGCCACATGCTCATAATTGTAGTCAAAATCACTCTTATCCAGCAGCTCAAATCCTTCTGCAATGGATTGCATCATACCGTACTCAATGCCATTATGAATCATTTTCAAAAAATGGCCGCTGCCGTTCTTACCCGCATATAAATATCCGTTCGTCACCGCAATATCCGCAAATAGTGGTTCAATCGTGGGGAACACGGACTCGTTACCGCCAATCATAAAGCAACCGCCTTGCGCAGCGCCCTCAGTACCACCCGAAGTACCTACATCGAAAAAGTGAATGCCATGTACTTGTAGCTTCTCATTCCGCGCCTGCGATTGTTTGTAATGAGAGTTGCCACCATCCATCACGATATCCCCTGGTGAAAGCAGCGGAATCAGGGTGTCAATGACACTATCTACAATCCCACCTGCCGGCACCATGATCCATACGATGCGCGGAGCTTCCAATTGCGCAACGAGCTGCTCGATCGACGGTGCTGCAACTGCGCCATGAGCCTTCAGCTTCTGTCCTGGCTCTGGATTCACATCGTACACGATGACTTGATGCTCATGACGAAGCATATTTTCTGCTAGATTAAATCCCATTTTACCGAGTCCGATCAACCCTAATTTCATGCCTTCACTCCTTAAGAAAAACTACAAGTATACTTGTATACAAGTTGATGAAACTTATGTTACCGCTTTCTTTTTTGTTTGTAAAGAGAAATTTGAAAGCGACTTCATTGTGAAATATAAACATTTCAGGTGCGAGGAGCCTGTGGGTTTGCTCGACAAAGACCTTACCCAAAAGAAGCTCAGAAACCGTTGAGCTTCTTTTGGAATTGCATCCGTCCGTATTGCTAGAGCTAGGCGGGTACGACCGTGATCCTTGCGTGGTATTTAACAAGAAACGCACTTATTTCAACCAGTGCGACACCAGGCTTTAACCCTGTTACTATACATCGCGGAACACGAATGTTTTCTACCTTAACGACGTCAGATCCACTAAGCGTTTTACTGCACCAAGTAAACCCTTTTCTCTCCCCGACTTTAATGGTGTGTTCAACGACTGGATACTGATAAGTTGATGGAGCTGGCAGCGTGTTGTTCTGTACAGCAGCAGACACCCCGCCTGCTCCAACTGAGAAGGATAAACATACAGCTAAACCTAACATCATACCTTTTTTAAACACATTCAAACCTCCCAGCACTTTTAATTGAATGAACCATTTAAAAGACGTCACTGTTTCTGGGAAACAGGGCTCCAATCTATAAAATGATCAACCTTCCCTCAAGGTAGCTGATAGATTAAGGAATATCTAGACATTTTATGTTAATAAATTGAATTTTTTAAATTAATTTATACGAGTGTTAATATAACCACAAAAACAACCCTACTCAACCAGCCATCGAATTTACAGGGTAGACCGTAACATCTATTTTCAAATCTTCTCTCCCCTGCTTTTCGTCCATTCCACACGGACTTTCCATTCCCTTTTCTCTGTTCTAGCAGCGCTTTAACTTAATAGAAAGAAGGCTGTCGAAGTTGGTAGAAAAAGTGAAGCAGTTATGATAGACTCTATAGAAATACCAAAAAACGTGCATTTGGATACGGAGGTTCATCACTAATGACTGCCAAGAAAATGCGTTCAGACATGATTAAGAAAGGCTTTGACCGAGCACCGCACCGCAGCTTGCTGCGCGCTGCCGGAGTAAAGGAAGAAGATTTCGATAAGCCGTTTATTGCGGTGTGTAACTCCTATATTGACATTGTCCCAGGTCACGTTCATTTGCAAGAGTTTGGAAAAATCGTAAAAGAGGCTATCCGCGAAGCTGGCGGCGTGCCATTCGAATTCAACACAATCGGTGTTGATGACGGTATTGCCATGGGGCATATCGGAATGCGCTATTCATTGCCGAGCCGTGAGATTATTGCAGACTCACTGGAGACGGTCGTTTCCGCGCACTGGTTCGATGGGATGGTATGTATCCCGAACTGTGATAAGATTACACCTGGTATGATGATGGGCGCACTGCGTGTCAACATCCCAACCTTGTTCGTAAGTGGCGGACCGATGAAGGCAGGTAAAGACTCTACGGGTCGTTCCATCTCGCTGTCCAGTGTATTTGAAGGCGTCGGTGCCTTTCAAGCAGGCAAAATTGATGAAAAAAGTTTGACAGAATTAGAACAGTACGGCTGTCCAACATGCGGCTCTTGTTCCGGTATGTTTACAGCTAATTCGATGAACTGCTTAGCCGAAGGCTTAGGATTAGCATTACCAGGCAACGGTACGATCTTAGCGGTTGCGCCAGAGCGTCGTGAGTTCGTTAAACGTTCTGCGACGCAGTTGATGGAACTGATTAAGCTCGATATTAAACCGCGCGATATCGTTACCGAGAAAGCAATCGACAACGCCTTCGCCCTTGATATGGCGTTGGGCGGCTCTACGAATACGGTGCTGCATACGTTAGCGTTAGCGCACGAAGCAGGATTTGACTACCCGATAGAGCGCATTAATGAGGTTGCTAAACGCGTTCCTCATTTGGCAAAGATTGCTCCGGCTTCGGATTATCATATTGAAGATGTGCATAACGCAGGTGGCGTTAGCGCAGTATTGAACGAATTGTTCAAAAAAGAAGGCGCGCTGCACGAGGACTGTATAACGGTAACCGCGAAGACGCTGCGCGAAAATGTAGCTGGCTGTGAAATTCAAGATACGGACGTCATCCGTCCGTTGGATAACCCGCACAGTGAGCAAGGCGGCTTGTCCGTGCTATTCGGCAACTTGGCGCCGCAAGGCTCTATTATTAAAGTTGGCGCAGTTGATGCTTCTGTAGGCGGCCGTCACATTGGCCCGGCTATTTGCTTCGACTCGCAAGACGAGGCACTAGCAGGCATCGCGAATGGCAAAGTAAAAGAAGGTCACGTTGTCGTCATTCGTTACGAAGGACCTAAAGGTGGGCCAGGTATGCCAGAAATGTTGGCACCAACCTCGCAAATTACCGGTATGGGCCTAGGCGCGAAAGTAGGACTCATTACGGACGGACGCTTCTCCGGCGCTTCTCGTGGTATTAGTATCGGCCACATTTCGCCTGAAGCAGCAGAAGGTGGACCTATCGCTTTCGTTGAAGATGGTGACATCATCGACCTGGATCTCGTCAATCGTAAGATTGAGCTGCAAGTTTCGGATGAAGAACTGGATCGTCGTCGTGCGAATTGGAAAGGTTTCGAGCCAAAAGTAAAAACAGGCTACTTGGCACGTTACTCCAAGCTCGTTACGAATGCTAGCCAAGGCGGTGTTTTGACTATCTAGTCGCTGACTTAAAGCGCACGAAGGTATTCATTATCTATCATTTGTATCGCACAGCCATTCAAATGATTTATCTTATATGTACGAAAAGCCCCTTTAGAGGCCATTTTTGCTTCTGCAACCTTGATGTTGCAGGCATGAATGCTTCTAGATGGGCTTTTTTTTCATATGCCGTCCAATCGTTTTGCTGAACGAAAAAATAGTATATCCCATCACTTCAAGCAGTTACACCGAAGCCTACATCGTAAGAAAGGGTTGATGGGATGAGCATACAAGCAGATGATGATAACCAGCCATTTGCCGCTGAAATTACCCTTACTGCCATTAACGGTAATGTTGAAGGTACCGTCACCGACATCGAAATCAGATATCGTCCTAATTCAGTCCTCGCTCTGGGCAGTGTCGTATTCACGCTCCCTGTGGGGTTTACCGCCACCACGAATGATATACTCAACGGCTTCCCTCTATCTAGCACACAAATCACCAATAACGGTCGTTCCATTATGGTCCCCTTGTCATTGGATTTGATAGGTTTAGCAACGTTTGAATTACAACTGCTGAACAAGACATTACCAGCCGCAGGAACCTATCGTTTTTCAGGGGAAAACACGTTAATTATTATCGGTTCACAATTTTACGCTGCCACCGAACTCGTCATAAAGGCTCTTCCACGCTATGCGTACGTCACGAATTCAGATAGTAATAACGTATCCGTAATTGACTTATCCACCAGCTTGGTCACACATACGATTGCAGTTGGCAACTATCCTACTGACGTTGCCATCGCTCCGAACGGCGAATTTGCTTATGTAGTCAATCACTCGAGCAACAACGTGTCCGTTATTCATACGGCAACCCACACCGTATCCCAGACGATTGCTACTGGAAACGGACCGGTTGAAACCGCGATTGCACCGAACAGTACGATCGCGTATGTCACCAATGCAAATGATAACACCGTATCCGTCATTAACACTTCGTCCCATACCATTGTTCATACGATACCAGTAGGCGTGTTTCCTAACGGAATTGCGCTGGCACCTAACGGCACGTTCGCCTATGTTGCTAATTATGGCAGCAACAATGTTACTAT harbors:
- a CDS encoding GntP family permease; this translates as MDTIFGLSHNATLLIWTFVSIVFLIVFIAKFKWNPFVTLLMSALMLGLLAGMKPLDVVNAVIGGVGGTLGKIAIVIGLGTMLGKMMAESGGAERIATTLVDKFGEKRVHWSMMFVGFIVGIPVFFEVGLILLIPIVFTVARKTNMSLLKIGIPILAGLSIVHGLVPPHPAPMIAIDAFNADLGLTIMYSILVGLPAAIIAGPIFGKYIGKRIQVEPPADLAAQFALKGNRELPGFGITLFTILLPVILMLSGSAAIIVDPEGLSSLTVFFEFIGHEIIALLIAVIFSFFSLGFARGFTKEDISRFSSECLAPTATIILIIGGGGAFKQVLITSGVGGAIAEIATQADVNLILFAWFVAALIRVATGSATVAMTTAAGIVAPVLALNPGANVELVVLATGAGSIVLSHVNDAGFWMVKEFFNMSVSQTLKSWTVMETLLSVVALAFILLLSTFV
- the gnd gene encoding phosphogluconate dehydrogenase (NAD(+)-dependent, decarboxylating) — translated: MKLGLIGLGKMGFNLAENMLRHEHQVIVYDVNPEPGQKLKAHGAVAAPSIEQLVAQLEAPRIVWIMVPAGGIVDSVIDTLIPLLSPGDIVMDGGNSHYKQSQARNEKLQVHGIHFFDVGTSGGTEGAAQGGCFMIGGNESVFPTIEPLFADIAVTNGYLYAGKNGSGHFLKMIHNGIEYGMMQSIAEGFELLDKSDFDYNYEHVAQVWSNGSVIRSWLMELTQNAFAKDPKLSQIRGVMQSSGEGKWTVETALDLQASAPVIAMSLFMRYRSLESDTFHGKIVAALRNEFGGHGVVESK
- a CDS encoding BslA/BslB family hydrophobin: MSIQADDDNQPFAAEITLTAINGNVEGTVTDIEIRYRPNSVLALGSVVFTLPVGFTATTNDILNGFPLSSTQITNNGRSIMVPLSLDLIGLATFELQLLNKTLPAAGTYRFSGENTLIIIGSQFYAATELVIKALPRYAYVTNSDSNNVSVIDLSTSLVTHTIAVGNYPTDVAIAPNGEFAYVVNHSSNNVSVIHTATHTVSQTIATGNGPVETAIAPNSTIAYVTNANDNTVSVINTSSHTIVHTIPVGVFPNGIALAPNGTFAYVANYGSNNVTIIDTATYAVVQTIPVGFSPSGITVTPNGRYVYVTNRNDNNVSVIDTTTNVVVISIPVGILPKGVTVSPNSDIVYVANSLSNAIAAIRTSTNTVIQLTSVGVYPYEVAFNRTGSLAYVTNRNSNSVSVIQTSTNAVIQIIIVGGGPLGIAISP
- the ilvD gene encoding dihydroxy-acid dehydratase, with amino-acid sequence MTAKKMRSDMIKKGFDRAPHRSLLRAAGVKEEDFDKPFIAVCNSYIDIVPGHVHLQEFGKIVKEAIREAGGVPFEFNTIGVDDGIAMGHIGMRYSLPSREIIADSLETVVSAHWFDGMVCIPNCDKITPGMMMGALRVNIPTLFVSGGPMKAGKDSTGRSISLSSVFEGVGAFQAGKIDEKSLTELEQYGCPTCGSCSGMFTANSMNCLAEGLGLALPGNGTILAVAPERREFVKRSATQLMELIKLDIKPRDIVTEKAIDNAFALDMALGGSTNTVLHTLALAHEAGFDYPIERINEVAKRVPHLAKIAPASDYHIEDVHNAGGVSAVLNELFKKEGALHEDCITVTAKTLRENVAGCEIQDTDVIRPLDNPHSEQGGLSVLFGNLAPQGSIIKVGAVDASVGGRHIGPAICFDSQDEALAGIANGKVKEGHVVVIRYEGPKGGPGMPEMLAPTSQITGMGLGAKVGLITDGRFSGASRGISIGHISPEAAEGGPIAFVEDGDIIDLDLVNRKIELQVSDEELDRRRANWKGFEPKVKTGYLARYSKLVTNASQGGVLTI
- a CDS encoding GntR family transcriptional regulator; this encodes MHYPSAWLQGVSRGEAIACELRLQIIKGTIKPGEVISENRVAADFGTSRSPVREALKALSNEGLIRLERMGAVVLGLSVKDVEELYDVRYLIESFVQQRLAHMDQERLITKLNQILDKMELAVKYNDVVDFAYQDLSFHEAIIAATEHKRIMHLWTSIRHIVMTVMLITTEEIFSKGEQRLGSVIDKHRTILKGLQSKNPEVVQQVVREYFADSMQTLHTSLPQF